The following proteins are encoded in a genomic region of Arcobacter suis CECT 7833:
- the trpB gene encoding tryptophan synthase subunit beta, with translation MNKSYLESMPDINGFFGKFGGSFIPPILEKPFADITKAYAELKNSPEFIKELKYVRKHYQGRPTPISYAKNLTEFCGGAKIYLKREDLNHTGAHKLNHCMAEVILAKYLGKKKVIAETGAGQHGVALATAAAYFGLECEIHMGEVDIAKEHPNVVRMKILGAKVVPATHGLKTLKEAVDSAFEAYLADTENSIYCIGSVVGPHPFPMMVRDFQSIIGFESREQFFEHEPNLPDNVVACVGGGSNAMGIFAGFIDEKQVNLYGVEPMGKGEKIGEHSATLTYGQEGIMHGFNSIMLKDEEGNPAPVYSIGSGIDYPGIGPEHAYLKESGRSKVGLCDDDEAVDAFYKLSQLEGIIPALESAHAVGFAMKLASTLPKDKTILVSLSGRGDKDIDFVIENYPIPNSKF, from the coding sequence ATGAATAAATCATATTTAGAATCAATGCCAGATATTAATGGATTTTTTGGAAAATTTGGAGGTTCATTTATTCCCCCTATTTTGGAAAAACCTTTTGCTGACATTACAAAAGCTTATGCTGAATTAAAAAACTCTCCTGAATTTATAAAAGAATTAAAATATGTTAGAAAACATTATCAAGGTCGACCTACTCCTATTTCTTATGCAAAAAATCTTACAGAATTTTGTGGTGGAGCAAAAATCTATCTAAAAAGAGAAGATTTAAATCATACTGGTGCGCATAAATTAAACCACTGTATGGCTGAAGTTATTCTTGCTAAATATCTTGGAAAGAAAAAAGTAATCGCAGAAACAGGAGCTGGACAACATGGAGTTGCACTAGCAACAGCTGCTGCATATTTTGGATTGGAATGTGAAATTCACATGGGTGAAGTTGATATTGCGAAAGAACATCCAAATGTTGTAAGAATGAAAATACTTGGAGCTAAAGTAGTTCCAGCAACTCATGGTTTAAAAACTTTAAAAGAAGCTGTTGATTCAGCTTTTGAAGCATATTTAGCTGACACTGAAAACTCAATTTATTGTATTGGTTCTGTGGTTGGTCCGCATCCATTTCCTATGATGGTGAGAGATTTTCAAAGTATAATTGGATTTGAATCAAGGGAACAATTTTTTGAACATGAACCAAATCTACCTGATAATGTAGTTGCTTGTGTTGGTGGAGGAAGTAATGCTATGGGAATTTTTGCTGGTTTCATTGATGAAAAGCAAGTAAATCTTTATGGTGTTGAACCAATGGGAAAAGGTGAAAAAATCGGTGAACATAGTGCCACTTTGACTTATGGACAAGAGGGAATTATGCATGGATTTAACTCTATTATGTTAAAAGATGAAGAAGGAAATCCAGCACCTGTTTATTCTATTGGAAGTGGAATTGATTATCCAGGAATTGGTCCAGAACATGCTTATTTAAAAGAGTCAGGAAGAAGCAAAGTTGGACTTTGTGATGATGATGAAGCGGTTGATGCTTTTTATAAGTTATCACAACTAGAAGGAATTATTCCAGCACTTGAATCAGCTCATGCTGTTGGATTTGCGATGAAACTTGCATCTACACTTCCAAAAGATAAAACTATTTTAGTAAGTCTTAGTGGTCGCGGAGATAAAGATATTGATTTTGTGATAGAAAACTATCCCATTCCAAATAGTAAATTTTAA
- a CDS encoding ferritin-like domain-containing protein: protein MDYFSVLEDILHTSVPKDKIEKFKVFYNNFLNDKYIMKESYIPYTFDKPSYYTFLEIIKPTALPVIKNFKSIEGKKYLVHTILHIEYSAIDLALDAALRFKDMPKKYYEDWLEVANDEIRHFLMLEELLTELEGVYGDFPVHKNLFEAMEQTPDFLRRMAAVPRYLEANGLDQNPKIMEKLNSNRDEFNNKFLKALKIILDEEVDHVKKGDFWFKYECDRLNLEPESTYLKIIEEVFPGSTKRKMDLNFIARKEAGFSCNELKFLSKKEDCN, encoded by the coding sequence ATGGATTATTTTTCAGTATTAGAGGATATTTTACATACAAGTGTTCCAAAAGATAAAATTGAAAAGTTCAAAGTTTTTTATAATAATTTTTTAAATGATAAATATATTATGAAAGAATCTTATATACCTTATACTTTTGATAAACCTTCGTACTATACTTTTTTAGAAATAATTAAACCAACCGCACTTCCAGTAATAAAAAATTTCAAATCTATTGAAGGAAAAAAATATCTTGTTCATACTATTTTGCATATAGAATATTCAGCTATTGATTTGGCTTTAGATGCTGCACTTAGATTTAAAGATATGCCAAAAAAATATTATGAAGATTGGCTTGAAGTGGCAAATGATGAAATAAGACATTTTTTAATGCTTGAAGAGTTATTAACTGAACTAGAAGGAGTTTATGGAGATTTCCCTGTTCATAAAAATCTTTTTGAAGCAATGGAGCAAACACCAGATTTTTTACGAAGAATGGCAGCAGTTCCACGATATCTTGAAGCAAATGGACTTGATCAGAATCCAAAAATTATGGAAAAATTAAACTCAAATAGGGATGAATTTAATAATAAATTTTTAAAAGCTTTAAAAATTATTTTAGATGAAGAAGTTGATCATGTAAAAAAAGGTGATTTTTGGTTTAAGTATGAATGTGATAGATTAAACTTAGAACCAGAATCTACATATTTAAAAATAATAGAAGAAGTATTTCCTGGAAGTACAAAAAGAAAAATGGATTTAAACTTTATTGCTAGAAAAGAAGCAGGATTTTCTTGTAATGAACTAAAGTTTTTATCAAAAAAAGAGGATTGTAACTAA
- a CDS encoding MBL fold metallo-hydrolase produces the protein MDIKVQPMGDYQTNCYIVTINDKDLIIDPGVNAFSWIKRNVKNPIAILNTHGHFDHVWSNQEVKDNYKIKLFIPKDDEFMLTLDPYGFGMPPSYADILVNPDEEIEIEGIKIKFHHFPGHTPGCSAIQINKHLFTGDFIFKGTIGRFDFPNSNATLMKRSLNKILQWNEDFHIYPGHGDKTTLKSEIQTLKQWEKHI, from the coding sequence ATGGATATAAAAGTTCAACCAATGGGTGATTATCAAACAAATTGTTATATTGTTACAATAAATGATAAAGATTTAATTATAGACCCAGGTGTAAATGCATTTTCATGGATAAAAAGAAATGTAAAAAATCCTATTGCTATTTTAAATACCCATGGACATTTTGATCATGTTTGGTCAAATCAAGAGGTAAAAGATAACTATAAAATAAAATTATTTATTCCCAAAGATGATGAATTTATGTTAACACTTGATCCTTATGGTTTTGGAATGCCACCATCTTATGCAGATATTTTAGTAAATCCTGATGAAGAAATAGAAATTGAAGGAATAAAAATAAAGTTCCATCATTTTCCAGGGCATACTCCTGGATGTAGTGCTATTCAAATTAATAAACATTTATTTACAGGTGACTTTATTTTTAAAGGTACTATTGGTAGATTTGATTTTCCTAATTCAAATGCTACACTAATGAAACGAAGTTTAAATAAAATATTACAATGGAATGAAGATTTTCATATTTATCCTGGGCATGGCGATAAAACAACCTTAAAAAGTGAGATACAAACACTAAAACAATGGGAAAAACATATTTAA
- a CDS encoding GGDEF domain-containing protein, giving the protein MNFSCETIINENEKLKLTDLEKSCLNIFDYLKLHHHINFLQIDIKKNDHIQNLFLYTNKNEDYLVNTLEFQQNCDTTIIFHFLSKDEEDYESVKNHLDSIQMSLLIFSQSLFNKYMERTLNEMSLVDHLTGSYNRCYLDNYAANLLSLSNREQKKIAFVKVGIDQFKAVIDEFDYEVGDKVLKALAQTLKESVRESDLVIKISNDEFLVILLNIINENNAILISQKLINNFSKQEVIINEKTKQTLMKTICSGVSIYPDNATTIDEIIKKSDIALYEARNRGRSQVFMFSEEDTNKIDFF; this is encoded by the coding sequence ATGAATTTTTCTTGTGAGACGATTATTAATGAGAATGAAAAATTAAAATTAACAGATTTAGAAAAAAGTTGTTTAAATATATTTGATTATTTAAAATTACATCATCATATCAATTTTTTACAAATTGATATAAAAAAAAATGACCATATTCAAAATCTTTTTTTATATACAAATAAAAACGAAGATTATTTGGTTAATACTTTAGAATTCCAACAAAATTGTGATACGACAATTATTTTTCATTTTTTATCAAAAGATGAAGAAGATTATGAATCAGTTAAAAATCATTTAGATTCAATCCAAATGTCATTATTAATATTTTCTCAATCTTTATTTAATAAATATATGGAAAGAACTTTAAATGAAATGTCTTTAGTTGATCATTTAACAGGTTCTTATAATAGATGTTATTTAGATAATTATGCTGCTAATTTATTAAGTCTTTCAAATAGAGAACAAAAAAAGATCGCTTTTGTAAAAGTGGGAATTGATCAATTTAAAGCAGTAATTGATGAATTTGATTATGAAGTTGGGGATAAAGTTTTAAAAGCACTTGCACAAACTTTAAAAGAAAGCGTGAGAGAATCAGATTTAGTTATTAAAATTTCCAATGATGAATTTTTGGTTATTTTATTAAATATAATTAATGAAAACAATGCTATACTAATATCTCAAAAACTTATTAATAATTTTAGTAAACAAGAAGTTATTATAAATGAAAAAACAAAACAAACACTAATGAAAACTATTTGTAGTGGAGTTTCGATATATCCAGACAATGCTACAACTATAGATGAAATTATAAAAAAATCTGATATTGCTTTATATGAAGCTAGAAATAGAGGAAGAAGTCAAGTTTTTATGTTTAGTGAAGAAGATACAAATAAAATAGATTTCTTTTAG
- a CDS encoding GGDEF domain-containing protein: MKNKILELIKSSATKEEDYKALVSIFNLHEQLQYATNIKQMAEDIFSWLNKEFNIDNLTFSLFDVNKNYKEKILVKGEEFYLDDELSYFFIINTHTSLNATVSFSTTSKVHFKVLEAKYSTIEAAFFQVSPIIQSGILKKNFIESSSLDSVTNVYNRNYLIENLNTHLRLSNNTQNEIYFLMIGIDHFKAVIDEFDYDIADKVLIELAKIIHSNINEFDMVGRLNGDEFLVSILNNASEYQAEEVAKKIISDFAEVSILVNEEKKHSLKKTICIGFEVYRLYEDTTITDCIKNADIALYEAKNKGRSQLFKFSDLSVEDTIDLF; the protein is encoded by the coding sequence ATGAAAAATAAGATTTTAGAGTTAATTAAATCATCAGCTACAAAGGAAGAAGATTATAAAGCTTTAGTAAGTATTTTTAATCTTCATGAACAATTACAATATGCTACAAATATTAAGCAAATGGCAGAAGATATATTCTCTTGGTTAAATAAAGAATTTAATATAGATAATCTTACTTTTTCATTATTTGATGTAAATAAAAACTATAAAGAAAAAATTTTAGTAAAAGGCGAAGAATTTTATTTAGATGATGAATTATCTTACTTTTTTATTATAAATACTCATACAAGTTTAAATGCTACTGTTTCATTCAGCACTACTTCAAAAGTACACTTTAAAGTTCTTGAGGCAAAATACAGCACTATAGAAGCAGCATTTTTTCAAGTTTCTCCAATAATTCAAAGTGGTATTCTAAAAAAGAATTTTATAGAATCTTCATCTTTAGATTCTGTTACAAATGTATACAATAGAAATTATCTAATCGAAAATTTAAATACACATTTAAGACTTTCAAATAATACTCAAAATGAAATCTATTTTTTAATGATAGGAATAGACCATTTCAAAGCCGTAATTGACGAATTTGATTATGATATTGCGGACAAAGTTTTGATTGAACTTGCAAAAATAATCCACTCAAATATAAATGAATTTGATATGGTTGGAAGATTAAATGGAGATGAGTTTTTAGTTTCAATTTTAAATAATGCAAGTGAATATCAAGCAGAAGAAGTTGCAAAAAAAATTATTTCTGATTTTGCTGAAGTTAGCATTTTAGTCAACGAAGAAAAAAAACATTCATTGAAAAAAACTATTTGTATTGGATTTGAAGTTTATAGATTATATGAAGATACTACAATAACAGACTGTATTAAAAATGCTGATATTGCACTTTATGAAGCAAAAAATAAAGGACGAAGTCAACTATTTAAATTTAGTGATTTAAGTGTGGAAGATACTATTGATTTATTTTAA
- the cmoB gene encoding tRNA 5-methoxyuridine(34)/uridine 5-oxyacetic acid(34) synthase CmoB, with the protein MNLEILQNKKSECRTWKNVEPWYLQLQKACKIEKNNLDIDYGDWFSVGIKENLTSEEQEIILQTAKSLIPWRKGPFKIFDLEIDSEWQSNIKYNLIRPHFNLKDKIVADIGCNNGYYMFRMLEDKPKKLIGFDPSPLTLHQFEFINHFVKSDIVYEMLGVEHLEYYNHKFDFIFMLGVLYHRPDPVGTLKSLARGLNSKGEILIDTFMIDGDEELCLTPNKRYSKIPNIYFIPTIPALKNWLERAGFEDIEVLATTVTTSEEQRKTEWSFDQSLEDFLDENDKTKTVEGYPAPKRVYVKARKVL; encoded by the coding sequence ATGAATTTAGAAATATTACAAAATAAAAAAAGCGAATGCAGAACTTGGAAAAATGTTGAACCTTGGTATTTACAGCTCCAAAAAGCCTGTAAAATAGAAAAAAATAATTTAGATATAGATTATGGAGATTGGTTTAGTGTTGGTATTAAAGAAAATCTGACTTCAGAAGAACAAGAGATTATTTTACAAACAGCAAAATCATTAATACCTTGGAGAAAAGGTCCTTTTAAAATCTTTGATTTAGAAATAGATAGTGAGTGGCAAAGTAATATTAAATATAATTTAATAAGACCACATTTTAATTTAAAAGATAAGATAGTTGCAGATATTGGGTGCAATAATGGTTATTATATGTTTAGAATGCTGGAAGATAAACCAAAAAAATTAATTGGATTTGATCCTTCACCACTTACTTTACATCAATTTGAATTTATAAATCATTTTGTAAAATCAGATATTGTTTATGAAATGTTGGGTGTTGAACATTTAGAATATTATAATCATAAATTTGATTTTATTTTTATGTTAGGTGTTTTATACCACAGACCAGATCCAGTTGGAACTTTAAAATCACTTGCTCGTGGATTAAATTCTAAAGGTGAGATTTTAATAGATACTTTTATGATTGATGGGGATGAAGAGTTATGTTTAACTCCAAATAAAAGATATTCAAAAATTCCAAATATTTATTTTATACCAACAATTCCAGCTTTGAAAAATTGGCTTGAAAGAGCAGGGTTTGAAGATATTGAAGTTCTGGCAACAACTGTAACAACATCAGAAGAACAAAGAAAAACGGAATGGTCTTTCGATCAAAGTTTGGAAGATTTTTTAGATGAAAATGATAAAACTAAAACAGTGGAAGGTTATCCCGCTCCCAAAAGAGTTTATGTAAAAGCTAGAAAAGTTTTATAA
- the ccsA gene encoding cytochrome c biogenesis protein CcsA translates to MNLSNVLFSFRTTLILLAILAIGAGYATFIENDFGTSTARVLVYNNLWYETILVLTTINLTGIIFKYKMWKSKARFIFHTSFVVILIGAGVTRYVGYEGIMQIPEGQTENRMLSLEPYLQVTIKDGDKVYYQEYQKEFTSLFKDINNFSHEIIFGDKKLNINYKDFLFAKKETAKMGLLTVEATINGKSQDIKLPGLRGQKGLARELTFDDISVMLEYGSKVVELPFSIKLNDFQLDRYPGSMSPSSYASEVTVIKEDGKTYDYRIFMNRTMHEGNFLFFQSSYFPDESGTVLSVNNDPGKWPTYLGYFLLTLGLLLNFFDKKSRFWKLTKYVSSRNLASIAIACTFLFSTNSLMANEEPANASNINESTQTNQILEYLNGFKNDSKVTSENFAKLVTQSTGGRMKPLSSLNMEIIQKLSGKATLFGMNSDQLVLGMLTRPDIWSDLKVIKIKTPKLKKFLGIDENEKYIAFSEVFKDGKYLLSGEAEAALQVKPMDRGTYEKDIIQLDERLNIIYSVFNGSLFNIFPRVQDGVDYQDNNKWYNPLDAMQNFKDQNQLAVETMTRGFINSIVDNDWQEANKFLSMMTIYQQKAGSSVIPSESKINNEIIFNKLDIFFKVTLAYMLLGIVMLIVAFFVVFNPKIQPKKTTTIFFAILAILFAVHTFGMGFRWIISGHAPWSDTYESLLYISWSAVFAGVIFFRKSLLALSAAVIVASIFMFTAHLTGIDPQITNLVPVLKSYWLTIHVSILTASYGFFGLAAILGFMTLIMFIFRTNRPHIDETIKTVTAINEIALIIGLAAITIGNFLGGVWANESWGRYWGWDPKETWAYVSIVVYVIVVHLRFVKPLSTPFAFATASLLAFASILMTYFGVNFYLSGMHSYATGDPVPIPTWVYYVLTIVIVTIALAFRNRNLKETL, encoded by the coding sequence TTGAATCTTTCAAATGTCTTATTCTCTTTTAGGACTACATTAATCTTACTTGCAATTTTAGCAATTGGAGCTGGATATGCTACTTTCATAGAAAATGATTTTGGTACATCTACAGCTAGAGTTTTGGTTTATAATAATCTATGGTATGAAACAATACTTGTACTTACTACAATAAATTTAACAGGGATTATTTTCAAATATAAAATGTGGAAAAGTAAAGCTAGATTTATTTTTCATACTTCATTTGTTGTTATTTTAATAGGTGCAGGAGTAACACGATATGTTGGTTATGAAGGTATTATGCAAATACCAGAAGGTCAAACTGAAAATAGAATGTTATCTTTAGAACCATATTTACAAGTTACAATAAAAGATGGTGATAAAGTTTATTATCAAGAGTATCAAAAAGAGTTTACATCTTTATTTAAAGATATAAATAACTTTTCACATGAAATAATTTTTGGTGATAAAAAACTTAATATAAATTATAAAGATTTCTTATTTGCTAAAAAAGAGACTGCCAAAATGGGTTTATTAACAGTTGAAGCTACAATAAATGGAAAATCTCAAGATATAAAACTTCCAGGACTTAGAGGTCAAAAAGGACTTGCAAGAGAACTTACTTTTGATGATATTTCTGTTATGTTAGAGTATGGTTCAAAAGTTGTGGAACTTCCTTTTTCTATTAAACTAAATGATTTCCAACTTGATAGATATCCAGGAAGTATGTCTCCTTCATCTTATGCATCTGAAGTAACAGTAATAAAAGAAGATGGAAAAACTTATGATTATAGAATTTTTATGAATAGAACAATGCACGAAGGAAACTTCTTATTTTTCCAAAGTTCATATTTCCCTGATGAATCTGGAACTGTGTTATCTGTAAATAACGACCCAGGAAAATGGCCAACATATTTAGGATATTTTTTATTAACTTTAGGTTTATTACTAAATTTCTTCGATAAAAAATCAAGATTTTGGAAATTAACTAAATATGTTAGTTCAAGAAACTTAGCTTCAATCGCTATTGCCTGTACATTTTTATTTTCTACAAATTCACTTATGGCAAATGAAGAACCTGCAAATGCTTCTAATATAAATGAATCAACTCAAACTAATCAAATATTAGAGTATTTAAATGGATTCAAAAATGATTCAAAAGTTACATCAGAAAATTTTGCAAAACTAGTAACTCAAAGTACTGGTGGAAGAATGAAACCACTATCTTCACTTAATATGGAAATTATTCAAAAATTAAGTGGAAAAGCTACTTTATTTGGAATGAATTCAGACCAATTAGTTTTAGGAATGTTAACAAGACCTGATATTTGGAGTGATTTAAAAGTAATAAAAATTAAAACTCCAAAATTAAAAAAATTCTTAGGTATTGATGAAAATGAAAAATATATTGCATTTTCAGAAGTATTTAAAGATGGAAAATATTTACTTTCAGGTGAAGCAGAAGCAGCTTTACAAGTAAAACCTATGGATAGAGGAACTTATGAAAAAGATATTATCCAATTAGATGAAAGATTAAATATCATTTATTCTGTATTTAATGGAAGTTTATTTAACATCTTCCCTAGAGTTCAAGATGGTGTAGATTATCAAGATAATAACAAATGGTATAATCCACTTGATGCAATGCAAAACTTCAAAGATCAAAATCAATTAGCAGTTGAAACAATGACAAGAGGATTTATAAACTCTATTGTGGATAATGACTGGCAAGAAGCTAATAAGTTTTTATCAATGATGACTATTTATCAACAAAAAGCAGGTAGTAGCGTTATTCCATCTGAAAGTAAAATAAATAATGAAATTATATTTAATAAATTAGATATTTTCTTCAAAGTTACATTAGCTTATATGTTATTGGGAATTGTTATGCTAATTGTTGCATTTTTTGTGGTATTTAACCCAAAAATTCAACCTAAAAAAACAACAACAATATTTTTTGCTATCTTAGCTATATTATTTGCTGTTCATACATTTGGAATGGGATTTAGATGGATTATTTCGGGTCATGCTCCTTGGTCTGATACTTATGAATCTTTATTATATATTTCATGGTCTGCTGTATTTGCAGGTGTAATTTTCTTTAGAAAATCATTACTTGCTTTAAGTGCTGCTGTTATTGTTGCGAGTATTTTTATGTTTACTGCTCATTTAACAGGAATTGACCCTCAAATTACAAATTTAGTTCCAGTACTTAAATCTTATTGGTTAACAATCCATGTTTCGATTTTAACAGCATCTTATGGATTCTTTGGACTTGCAGCAATATTAGGATTTATGACTTTAATTATGTTTATTTTTAGAACAAATAGACCTCATATTGATGAAACAATCAAAACTGTAACTGCAATAAATGAAATTGCTTTAATTATTGGACTTGCAGCAATTACAATTGGAAATTTCCTTGGTGGAGTTTGGGCAAATGAATCATGGGGAAGATATTGGGGATGGGATCCAAAAGAAACTTGGGCTTATGTTTCAATCGTAGTTTACGTAATAGTTGTACACTTAAGATTTGTAAAACCATTATCTACACCATTTGCTTTTGCAACAGCTTCATTATTAGCTTTTGCTTCAATCTTAATGACATATTTTGGAGTAAACTTCTACCTATCAGGAATGCACTCTTATGCAACAGGTGATCCTGTTCCGATTCCTACATGGGTTTATTATGTACTAACGATTGTTATTGTAACAATTGCACTAGCATTTAGAAATAGAAATCTAAAAGAAACTTTATAA
- a CDS encoding M20/M25/M40 family metallo-hydrolase, with translation MSNNIIEIFKTITAIPRCSGTHEPFINYMQNLSKELGYLCLNDEFNNILCKKKNSTAKLAFQSHYDIVCLSDNCVPQIIQNGDILTALDSTLGSDNGMGCAYMIALMTEGYDGEFLFTSDEEIGLIGANNLVLPLNASYMLNLDSEEEGEICIGCAGGVDIFGTNSNKKIVPNTDNLDLYEITIGKLQGGHSGVDIDKNIPNGIKLIVKTIKECNGKLLDINGGERINSIPVNVKAIIASSTHPISSHENMIINKIDTKSEHLNIYDDKIIDFIYDFQNGVRAMNEELNVVQTSINLAIIKTGIDGITIELSGRSMDNDDLKNLKNETIEMLKNYNFEVTTNGKYPAWKPDINEFTSKVLETYKEFNPKASLEAIHAGLECAIFKDKYQHIKVASIGPTINFPHSKKEQVSIKSVENVYKIVKKIALEMK, from the coding sequence ATGAGTAATAATATAATAGAAATTTTTAAAACAATAACAGCAATACCAAGATGTTCAGGAACTCACGAACCATTTATAAACTATATGCAAAATCTATCAAAAGAACTTGGATATTTATGTTTAAACGATGAATTTAATAATATTTTATGTAAAAAAAAGAACTCAACTGCAAAATTAGCTTTTCAATCACACTATGATATTGTTTGTTTAAGTGATAATTGTGTTCCTCAAATAATTCAAAATGGCGATATTTTAACAGCTCTTGATTCAACACTTGGAAGTGATAATGGAATGGGTTGTGCTTACATGATAGCTTTGATGACTGAAGGATATGATGGAGAATTTTTATTTACAAGTGATGAAGAGATAGGATTAATCGGAGCAAATAATTTAGTATTGCCATTAAATGCTTCTTATATGTTAAATCTTGATAGTGAAGAAGAAGGTGAAATTTGTATCGGTTGTGCTGGTGGAGTTGATATTTTTGGAACAAATTCAAATAAAAAAATAGTTCCAAATACAGATAATCTTGATTTATATGAAATAACAATAGGAAAACTTCAAGGTGGACACAGTGGTGTTGATATTGATAAAAACATTCCAAATGGGATAAAACTAATTGTAAAAACAATAAAAGAGTGCAATGGAAAACTTTTAGATATAAATGGAGGTGAGAGAATCAACTCAATTCCAGTAAATGTAAAAGCAATAATTGCAAGTTCAACCCACCCTATTTCTAGTCATGAAAATATGATAATAAATAAAATAGATACAAAATCTGAACACTTAAATATCTACGATGATAAAATTATAGATTTTATCTATGATTTCCAAAATGGTGTAAGAGCTATGAATGAAGAATTAAATGTAGTTCAAACTTCAATAAATCTAGCAATCATAAAAACAGGGATTGACGGAATAACAATAGAATTAAGCGGTAGGTCAATGGATAATGATGATTTGAAAAATCTAAAAAATGAAACAATAGAAATGCTAAAAAACTATAATTTCGAAGTTACAACAAATGGAAAATATCCAGCATGGAAACCAGACATAAATGAATTCACTTCAAAAGTTTTAGAAACCTATAAAGAATTTAATCCAAAAGCCTCACTAGAAGCCATCCACGCAGGACTTGAATGTGCAATATTTAAAGACAAATATCAACACATAAAAGTGGCTTCAATAGGACCAACTATAAATTTCCCTCACTCAAAAAAAGAACAAGTTTCTATAAAATCTGTGGAAAATGTATATAAAATAGTTAAGAAAATAGCTTTAGAAATGAAATAA
- a CDS encoding HEPN domain-containing protein — protein MDFKYECLLLINKEKQSVLYNLCDDDKSFLKILEKENIKAKENKLLFNEIEYRYTLKINLIEEKVERYFHFKVICENEEKLENYIKFLKELRKIFNIHNFDLEILRNDLPLYYSKQAYVLINKLENHMRKFIKYFLITKVGINWIEETAPKEIEIAIKNKEVRDKEDKLKRLDFDELGAFLFTKYSKRNPTELQKLINEKKVIDLTILQEFVQESNWEKYFNENIKCENDYLKTRWEKLYIYRNNIAHNKNFNNTDLKEVERLYKEVNEKLKEAFDGIDKIKDTNIDKIGLKNVLESLSLENTLLLGNISGLNNTSIFGNALGFANSFALDKTLTLENTSISELTNSLIFGNTSVSEFIKALSDNKKILERSTSSTLDNYLSENKK, from the coding sequence ATGGATTTCAAATATGAATGTTTATTACTGATTAATAAAGAAAAACAATCTGTATTATATAATCTATGTGATGATGATAAAAGTTTCTTAAAAATTTTAGAAAAAGAAAATATTAAAGCTAAGGAAAATAAATTATTATTTAATGAAATTGAATATAGATATACTTTAAAAATAAATCTAATTGAAGAAAAAGTAGAAAGATATTTTCATTTTAAAGTAATATGTGAAAACGAAGAAAAATTAGAAAATTATATTAAATTTTTAAAAGAATTAAGAAAAATTTTTAATATTCATAATTTTGATCTAGAAATTCTTAGAAATGATTTACCTCTTTACTATTCTAAACAAGCATATGTATTAATAAATAAATTAGAAAATCATATGAGAAAATTTATTAAATATTTCCTTATTACAAAGGTTGGAATTAATTGGATAGAAGAAACAGCACCCAAAGAAATAGAAATAGCTATAAAAAATAAAGAAGTTAGAGATAAAGAAGATAAATTAAAAAGATTGGATTTTGATGAATTAGGTGCTTTCTTATTTACAAAGTATAGTAAAAGGAATCCAACAGAATTACAAAAATTAATTAATGAAAAAAAAGTAATAGATTTAACAATATTACAAGAGTTTGTTCAAGAATCAAATTGGGAAAAATATTTTAATGAAAATATAAAATGCGAAAATGATTATTTGAAGACTAGATGGGAAAAATTATATATTTATAGAAATAATATTGCTCATAATAAAAATTTTAATAATACTGATTTAAAAGAAGTAGAAAGATTATATAAAGAAGTTAATGAAAAATTAAAAGAAGCATTTGATGGAATTGATAAGATAAAAGATACTAATATTGATAAGATAGGACTTAAAAATGTCTTAGAATCTTTATCATTAGAAAATACTTTACTATTAGGTAATATTTCAGGATTAAATAATACTTCTATATTTGGTAATGCTTTAGGATTTGCTAATTCTTTTGCATTGGATAAGACTTTAACGCTAGAGAATACTTCAATATCAGAATTGACTAATTCCTTAATATTTGGTAATACCTCAGTATCAGAATTTATTAAGGCTTTATCAGATAATAAAAAAATATTGGAAAGAAGTACTTCTTCAACATTGGATAATTATTTATCTGAGAATAAAAAATAA